The window tttTAGTCTTGGCAGGCAAGCTCTGTAATTTAGGAAGCTTTTGTTCCCTTAGTTAGGAGTTACTATTCCAatactttctttttatttgttatttcctCCTCAGTTTAGTTTCCTGTTTCTGTTTGGAGCACAAAGTCAATACTTTCCATATTTGTAGTAGCTTGGCCAAAGCTATAAATTGGCCCCATCGATTGTGATAGTTATAGATTTAATTTTAAACAATGCTTTATGCTTGCTGCATATTATTGAGTACTGACTTGAGATAGGTTGTTCATCAACTGAGAGAGTTGAGGGTGGGAAatccaggctgagatagccatcccCTATCCCCCCTTTCTATCCCATGATTTCCCTTCTCTTCATTGTGAGTGAGTTGTTTGAGAGTTAATTACAATCAGACTGAAGCCTTGTAGACCTTCGGCAACTTGAGTTTCAGCAAGATCACTCAGATCCAAAGATTAGAATCAGGGTTTTGGCTAGATCGACTTTGGCCAGATCTCCCAAATTAGAGATCCAATCCATAATCCCTTTTGAGGGTTTGTCAAGGACCCTAAAATAGTCACTTGACCAGAATATCAAGGCCTTTCGAGGCCTCCTGAAGGAGCGGCAGGATTTCTCCCATTCAGCTTGTGAAACCCTAATTCTTGTCCTGCTCTGGAAAGCGAATGGTTTCCAGCCATATTTGGAGGACTGTTTGAGGGTGTCCTTAGCCAATTCGGTCCAAGTTTGAGGCTCATCAGAGCCttggttgtgacttgtgagtatATGAATTTACCCTATTTCACAgattttcagatcctgcctggggtTCGGTCCTATGTGATCTAGCCTGACATCAAGAAGAGGGATAAATGGGTTGAGTCTCTCTCATCcctgggcctctcaccctctCATAGGTCTCTCACCTCACTGCATCACAGCATAGTTTGCAATTAACTGTGTTTTTCATAACTCAGATTGTGGCATTTCTCCTTCAGCCTGTGTTAATAATAAGCATCGAGAGTGACAAAATAGAAAACCAGTCCATGCGTGGATGTTTGATGACTAAGCCACTTGATtactagaaaatagaaactcctagccagtaaaaatagaaactaaatatcaggaaactcctagctaaagaaaatagaaactaaagttGAAAGTCTTCTAGGAATCCCACGCAAAGCAGCAACATCTCTTGGAATTGTCTCTCTGACATGTGATGCAGATGCCTTGGTTTGGCTGGACAGGACTGATCCATTATGGAGGCCTAAGCCACGacacaaccaacccaaaccgaaatTCTGGTCTGGCCAGGGTTGGTAGTTGATGTTTAGGAAAGCAAATTAGtatgtttgattttctttgctttagAAACAGATACATAGGATTTCCTTTGcaattagttagtttccattttagattagtttccatctTTCAATTGCTTTCCAATTTTATGTGAGGACTTCTTTAAATTTCTGTAAACGATTATGGAGTTTTCAGTTTTTGAAGGAAATAATTGAATGAACCGATTGAGAGGTTGTTTGAGAAAGCCTGTGGGCTTGGTGTGCTTGTGCGACTCTTCCCCTGTTTTTTCTGTTCATAGCACTCGATTCTGTTCATCTTCTCTGCTGGGCGGTAATAACAAACACCCAACGAAGCATCTGAACCCCTGGCTGATACCGATTGGCTCTGAGATTAAGGTCGAAGGTTGCTGCCTTGAAAACAACTCAGACCCTAGAGAATCAACTCCAAAGTCTTTCTCTGCTTTGAGAATCAAACCTGCAATAGAGTTGAAACCCTATTTACCGCCAGGTACAGGTTCAGGTCCTTCAATACTTCTTGTGGTGGGTTCTTTCGTCGAGAGCCCTTTTGTTTTTGGAAGGTTTGAGGTTAGCAACTCTACATTTGGAAGATCAGACCTCACTGTGATGGAGATTGACAGAGTTCCTCTCTTTCGTTTCTCTGTTATACCGCCTCTGGTGTGGCTGTCTAGAAGTTGAAGACAAACCCCAACAGAATCGTTAGTTAGTGTCTTTACTCCCTTTTATTCTGAGTTCCTATTATGCCCTCCTATTTGTTTTAAATTCCCCATCTCCCCTACTTTTATTTTACTTCCTGGTTTACCCTCATCAAGTAACTATTAATTCCTTTTAAGTCCCCTCTCCCAAACAGCTCATTAATAATCTGGATATTTACAATACTGCCACTGCCTTTGATTATTGGGTACTCCTATTTGGGTGGGCCATTAAGCGATCCGAACAGGGTTTTCTAGACCCCGGTCTGCATTAACAAGCTGTAATTTCAAATTAAATCTTTCCTAAATATTCTCCATGCAAGCTGGTCCATGGGACCCACCAAGGTCTCCCAAATTATCTTCTCGCAAGGCAGCTTTCTGGCTGTgacactgttcatgtgaacagtaatgTCAACAGTGTGTTGGCCTTCCAGAAGTTCACATACATAAGGAAGCTTTCAGCCAAGCTCTCCATGCTGGGCCATTCTTGGACTGAAAAATTGACTTTAATCTGATCCAAACATACTTGGTCGATAGACTTCTTTTGAGGCAGAATATGGCTGGACCAGTTACTTGATTCGATGGCCAAGATGCTCAGCTGTGAACCAACTTTGGGGAACCAAGACCAATTGAGGattttgccttcatcatttgaAGCTTTGCTCCTTGTTGTATATCCTCTTGAGTAAATTTGCTTCCTATTAAATTTGGTTTCTTGCATAGTGAAGGGGGGAGGTGCAGTGGGGAGATTGAGTTAAAAAGTCAAGCAAAAGATGGCAATAGACAAATTGTCCCAACTATTGGTCCAAAGAATGTACTGAACCAGACCCAGATTCAGTATAGAATAATACCTATTGCAAAGCaggaaaaacaaatcaaaaccaGACTAAACCAACTAGAGCAGCTGCACCGCAAGATTGAGGTTTCCCTTTGACTTGAGAGGGTCCTGTGGACCCACAGATGATCGTCTGTCGGAGAAACAAGCATATGGGTGTCTGGTCATGCTCATCAGCCTCTCCTGCTTAATCAAACCCAATGAGTGAAAACTGAAAAGGCTTTATACTaggaactggaggagctgaacATGCAATATTAGATTACAGTTCAGTGTAGATTATTCCATGTTTATGTATGAGGAGGTCATACATTAGTTGCCGGTTGAAAAGTAGGTATAAATATGCATTCTCTGAGGGCATGAACTTTTCAAATGCTTCTGATCAGAATACTTGACTGCAAAAGATTGTGATATACTTGTATCCAAGAAACTTCTTCCCTTGACAGGCCAGTTTCACAAGCACATGAAGATTGTCTATTTGCTGAGTCCTATGATTCTTTTCAATGCTTTCAGTACttcattattattgttattgttattgttattgttattgtttccTTGTGCATTCTGTTGCCTGAGTTCTTATTCAACTATCTATGGCTCTGCAGGTAGCTCAAGAGATCGGATCAGAAGCAAAATATCATAATGACTTTATTGCTCAGTTGGTAGGCTTCAAACTTCAGATATATTTGTTTGCTTTGTAGTAGTAGCTGTTCTATCTTTGATGGCTGTTCAGGACATCCattgtttttatgttttcttataCCTGATCTAGTTGAGTTCAATGACACTTACTGTTAAGATATCAAAAGTCTGGTTCAAAGCAACTACTGATTCGTTTTGTCATCATTATTTGAATCACTAAAACAACCTGAACAAAATTTTGTCCAAGTTTGCCATAAGTGTGTTAAGGTATGAGGGGTGGCACATTTACCTTCAAAAGGATGGATTAGATGTTTTAAACCATTTCCCGAGTGAAGACCAGTCAGTTTGACTTGACTAACCAGGACCTCATGGACTCGTTAACATAATTTGTTTAATGTATGACTGATGGTGGATTAGCCATTGCTTAGTTACAGTTGGTAAGTGAGCGGTATGTTTGTATTTTGTATAAAATACCTGGAAAATGTTATGGTATTTTCTGTTTATAAGCAAACTCAGCCTCCGCAATTCTTAAATTTTAAGCAATCCATTCTATCCTGTGCTACTCACTGGAGAcatttataactttttttttttggttgatgaGGGAACACAGAACACTTAGTTCTTGCGTAGTCGACAATTCACCTAGTTCTCATCTTTTAGATTTGATTAGCAGcaccaaaaaaatttcattaattggAAAAAGCATAAGGATTTACAATATATACATTTGTTTGTATCAGTAGCTGTGCAAAATATACAAAAGAACTAACAAAGAAGATGGAAATACTTTGTGaacagaaaattttcaaagatcCTAAATAGAACTCCAGTCCAAGCCAAGATTGATGCAGCTGGGCGTGGGATTACTTGGggttaattttttaatttggttatttatttattttctttgtttttagaGTAGGGTGTCGGTCAAGTAAGTTGGGTTAGAATCAATCTTTATATCCATTAGTAGATTAGAATTTAGAGTAGGTTCCTCTTTTGTTTCGGCTTAAAAACAGGAAAGTAGATTTACTTTTAGTCTTTAAATATCAGCTTGTACCCAACGATTTAGTTGGATTTTGAAGAATTGAGAAATGAATGAAGTTTCTGGTTTGAAAGCAATGGCTGTCGTGAGTGGTGTGAAGCTCCCTCTCCTTCCCTGaccttcttctcatcttttccCTCTTATCCTCTTCCCTTTCTATTTCGTTTCTGGTTCctgctctttctttctttacctGAGAATACTTTGTTCTGCGCGGCAGATAGGACTGCCAAGAGGAGAGCTCGAGCTGACCAGATCATGGTCCAGCTCTGCCCTACATTTGGCCCTGGTTCAACCCAATAAACCAGGCCAGGGGGCATGCTGTTCTGGCCCTTTTATGGCTTCATCAATCTCATCAATGAGGGTAGGAAGACGGTCCATCGAGCAGCAGCTTCGTTCTCCAGTTTTGTCTTCAAAAGAAGCTTCTAGAAGATCCTCTAGCTATCCCTCATTGTTGAAGAAACAAGCTTCAAAAGGAGGAGTCCACCGACCATCAAATTATGCAAGTAGTTTAGgattatttagtttcctttttgtcttGTTGACAAATTAGTTTTGTTAATTTGAGTCTTAGGTaagttattttccttttatttgtctcTTGTTAGACAAAGTAGTTAATTTCCTAGTTAATTTCCAAGTTGTTTGGAGTTCCCTTTTTTAGCACTCAACGATGTCATAATttaatcatccaaaaaaaaaaaaaactatgtaaTTAATTTTAAATCCTATAAAGAGGCTttcaattgaataaaaagacAAGTTGAATTTAATAATTTGAATGTCAACTCTTTGACTGAGAAAGCTGTTATTTGAGAGGATGAGATGCCTAAAATAGAGGAGTGAGATACACAACCCAACCACTTGTTCTCTCCCTTCCTACCTCCATCGGGGGGAAgaaaaaagcaaagaagaagagggaacaagaaaatggggGGAAGGCAGAAAGAAGGCAGAAACAAGACAAATCCAAGTTGAACTATCTTTGTCAGTTTATTAGTATGTTTCTCTGTGAGTCGGATAATGATGGACTGCTTTCTCACCATTTTACTGCTTCTGGTTCTTAAAACAGCAAATGACACTGTTAAAAGCTCAAGCAGGGGTAAAGAACAACGTGAGGAGGTTGAACATGAGCATCATCCAGCAGGGCTCAAACAATGTCTTACATGTGGTTTTGTTttgtctatttcttttcttcgtAGTGTACCTCTTggcgaaatttttcagaagatgAGAACCAGCTGACTAGTCAGCTATGGCTATGTAGGACAGAGAATGTACAGATTTGAGTAAAATGATTGATTTCATAGCCAAAATGTTGTTCTAGTACATGTTCCGTGGTAAAGCCTTTCTAAATTTTGCAGCTTTGATGCTGTCTTCGGATGGATTGCTCTTTAGTTTGTTCCCTATTCCTGATATACTGCTACTTACTAAAATATTGTAACGTAAAGATGCACATTTCTTACATGTAAATTAATCTTAAACAAATGGTGTTCAATCTTAGCAAATCGCTGAAGATGAACATATCTTAGAGTTATATCACCCTTTGTACCTGCTTTCCTGGGTGAACAGAACACACAAACTGTTCCCCAACAAATATTTCAGGGTGTCTATGTAATGGCTGTTCGAATCCAAATGATAGGTAAGCTTCCATCCGAAGACCATCAAACATTCAGTGTTATAGTGCCAATTATAATCTTTGACAAATGGTGTTTGTCGAGCCTCATATACTAGGGACTTCAAGTGGGTCTGAAGCTCGTATATCActcatggttctaaaactcggatAGGATCATGAGTGATTCCTAATCCTGACCTTTCTGATCACAATACACATAtggttcaagggtaaaattataataaaaatgattttttttttcctttttaacagGGATAGATTTGTCTAATATGGTCCGATCCAGGTTGATCCAGACTATTGAAACCCTTTTTCATGTGGAGACACCACTTGTCCCACGTACCATTTATAGGGTGAAAAGGGGGTAAATATGGAAGTATAGCGACAAATATGTACGTTCAGGTGAACACGTACATGTACATGCAGAAGATCTATCCGTGACTAGCACCCAACACAAGGGCACATGaaattactattttacccctatcAAATACGTAGTTCATTCATGTTGATGTCCATATGCACAATTCCCTTGGCTGATCCCCAACCAGGCCAATTCTAGATGATCGGGTCTGATCCAAGCCAATCCTGATCCAACCCCCACCAAACAGTGGGAAGCTTAATACTATTTCTACCCACTGGTTTAGTACTCTACTTTGCCTTAGGCGACCTACAATACTGTTGAATATAACTTGAGAATAGGGAACATCCTTAAATCCACATGCATCttgagttcaactcctcttaccCCCTTGGAGTCAGCCTCATAGTTTCTATGGCTCTAATAGGAACTAACGTTGGCCCGACTCGTGTTTGTGGGAGTGTACACATGGATCTGGGAGATTAGTCGGGTCATAGATTTGGACACCCTggttggaaaaataaaaaataaaacgcCGTTTACTTGTATTTTATGGATTCCATGAAAAGGTGGGGTTGTTAGATTGAGAAACCTTTTGGTTACAAGTAATAACAACAGAGAAGCATAAAAGGCCAAGAATCAATCAGGAATATTAGAATTACCTTTGAAACTAGGTAACaacttttatttaattaattaattaattaattaatcacAGGCACAGCCGGTGGATCTCAAACGCTGTTTGATGTGCGAATTTGAAGCTTCGTCCATCCTGCTGTGCTTGACGTCATGGAGTACATCCCTCACCCACTCCCCAAAGAAGGTCTCATTAAGGCCGATCTTGCCACCCTTGTAGATGGACATGCAGCGGCGATCGTTTTCAGGGTAGGGGCATTCATCGCCTTTGGGGTCCCTCCATGCACCCCTATGTCTCATCCCTGACCAGCTCGCAATCCAGT is drawn from Macadamia integrifolia cultivar HAES 741 chromosome 7, SCU_Mint_v3, whole genome shotgun sequence and contains these coding sequences:
- the LOC122084233 gene encoding bet1-like protein At4g14600, with the translated sequence MASTQGGALFGAPYRSREGLSTRPVSNSNEVQVQIDPVHADLDQEIVGLHRKVKQLKNVAQEIGSEAKYHNDFIAQLQMTLLKAQAGVKNNVRRLNMSIIQQGSNNVLHVVLFCLFLFFVVYLLAKFFRR